Genomic window (Marinilabiliales bacterium):
TTATGACATATGTCTCGAGGCGTTCACCGTTATTGATGTTCACCACCTGCACCTTCTCATTTTCAATAAGTCCCGCGGCATCCATAAGATCTTCATCTATAGTGATGCTGCCTACGTAGTTAAGGTCGGCCTCAGTAACGCTGACGCGGTGGATTTTCGATTTAAGGATCTCTATCATCATAACGGTCAAAATTAGGAAAAAAAACATTATCGATCAAACGGACAGATCCGGTGCGTACCGCAATGCAGCCAATCAGGTCATCATCAAGACCGGCCCTGCTTTCTACAGGGCGGAGGTCGGAACTTCTGACGATCTCAAAATATTCCA
Coding sequences:
- a CDS encoding aspartate 1-decarboxylase: MMIEILKSKIHRVSVTEADLNYVGSITIDEDLMDAAGLIENEKVQVVNINNGERLETYVIKGIRGSGQIGMNGPAARKMAIGDIIIIIAYAIIDAGEAATFKPRVVFPDTLTNKLIT